One window from the genome of Mycolicibacterium gadium encodes:
- the nthA gene encoding nitrile hydratase subunit alpha, whose amino-acid sequence MSDQFAYPPDREAASAAKVAALESLLIEKGVITGQTVDKVLSYFESEMTPLNGRKIVVKAWTDPDFAARVVVDTPSAIAELDLPEGMAGAEGEHLQAVANTPGIHNLIICTLCSCFPWPVLGLPPYWYKDPVFRSRAAREPRKVLGEIGVDLPADTEIKVWDSSGHSRWFVIPQRPSGTEDFTDEMLMDLVTTESMMGVALAGPVS is encoded by the coding sequence ATGAGCGACCAGTTCGCTTACCCCCCAGACCGCGAGGCCGCCAGCGCCGCCAAAGTCGCTGCGCTGGAATCCCTTCTGATCGAGAAGGGCGTGATCACCGGGCAGACCGTCGACAAAGTGCTTTCCTACTTCGAGTCGGAGATGACGCCGCTCAACGGGCGCAAGATCGTGGTGAAGGCCTGGACGGATCCCGACTTCGCCGCCCGCGTCGTCGTCGACACCCCCTCCGCGATCGCCGAACTGGACCTGCCCGAGGGCATGGCGGGCGCCGAGGGTGAGCACTTGCAGGCCGTCGCGAACACTCCCGGAATCCACAACCTCATCATCTGCACACTCTGCTCGTGCTTCCCCTGGCCGGTGCTCGGGCTGCCGCCGTACTGGTACAAGGATCCGGTGTTCCGGTCCCGGGCCGCACGCGAGCCGCGCAAAGTGCTCGGCGAGATCGGCGTCGACCTGCCCGCCGACACCGAGATCAAGGTGTGGGACAGCAGCGGGCACTCACGGTGGTTTGTCATTCCCCAACGCCCCTCGGGCACCGAAGATTTCACCGATGAGATGTTGATGGACCTCGTGACCACGGAATCCATGATGGGCGTGGCGCTGGCGGGCCCGGTGTCATGA
- a CDS encoding nitrile hydratase accessory protein, with product MTLHETCTTDQAAPQFEHEWQRRAFGLALALSEFGHYDWSDFQQSLIETIGRWENTPESERGDWEYYDHWVTALTKVVDDHHLLTNPMIANGDDH from the coding sequence ATGACGCTGCACGAGACGTGCACGACCGACCAGGCGGCCCCGCAGTTCGAGCACGAGTGGCAGCGGCGCGCCTTCGGGCTGGCGTTGGCGCTCTCGGAGTTCGGTCATTACGATTGGAGTGATTTCCAGCAGAGCCTGATCGAAACGATCGGCCGGTGGGAGAACACACCGGAAAGTGAACGCGGCGACTGGGAGTACTACGACCACTGGGTCACCGCACTGACCAAGGTGGTCGACGACCACCACCTGTTGACCAATCCGATGATCGCGAACGGAGACGACCACTAG